The Silvibacterium dinghuense DNA window ACTTCTTCTGGGCCGGAGTGCCGCATCCCACCGACGCGCATCCCGCCGCCGAAGCCATCCGCGAGATCGATTACTGCTTCTTCAGCATCACCGGCATTCTCGGCCTGCTGCTTTCGCTCAGAAATCGAATTCCCGCCGCAGGACTCTTCGCCTGGTCTTTCGTGCTTCTGCCTCTGACGTACTATTTTGTAACTGTGGCTGCACGTTTTCGCCATCCCCTTGAACCGCTGCTCTTCCTCTTCACGGTGTATCTCTTCCAGTCCGCGCAGCCGCGCAGAAAGCACGAGGCCACATGAAGACGATCAAGCGCAGCGACTTTACGGCTCCGTGGATGCTGGTCTGGATCGCGCTCGCCGTGCGCGTCCTCTACATGACCTTCGCGCACACCTGGCGCTTCTCGCCCATCGAGGATCACTTCAACTTCGGCCACGAGATGGGCCGCATCGCCCGCGCCGTCGCCACCGGCTACGGCTACGCCGATCCTTTCAATGGCCACACTGGCCCCACGGCGTGGCTGCCGCCCGTCTATCCGCTGCTCATCGCCGCCTGCTTCAAGCTCTTCGGCGTCTATTCGAACGGCGCAGGCTGGGTACTGCTGGCGTTGAACAGCGTCTTCTCCGCGCTCACCATCCGCCCGCTGTGGGAGATCGCGCAGCGCTCCTTCCATCGCAGCGTCGCCACCTGGTCCGCGTGGATCTGGGCACTCTATCCAGCCTTCCTGCAGTACGCGGTCAAGTGGGTGTGGGAGACCACGCTCACCACCTGGCTCTTCACCTTCGCGCTGGTCCTCGCGCTGCGCATGCGCGGCATCGGCGAAGATCGCCACGAGTCCCCCACCGTCGGCGAGTGGCTCGGCTTCGGACTGGTCTGGGCCGGCATCGCGCTCACCAATCCCTCACCGCTGCTCTTCCTGCCCGTCGCCGGTGTATGGATCATCCTCGGCTGCCCGCTGCGCGACTGGCAGTCGCAGGCCGGCAAGGCCGTGCTCGCGGCCGTGCTCTTCATCGCCTGCGTCGCGCCGTGGACCTATCGCAACTACCGCGCCCTGCATGCCTTCGTCCCGCTGCGCGCCAACTTCGGCGCCGAGCTCTATCTCGGCAACGGGCCCGGCTCGAACGGCCTCGAGATGGGCTGGCAACATCCCTACATGGCGCCCGATCAACGCGAGATCTATCGCCGCATGGGTGAAGTCGCCTACTCGAAGATGCGCGGCGACGCGGCCAAGGCCTACATCAAACAAGACCCGCTGCACTTCCTGCACAACTGCCTGCTGCGCACCTTCTACTTCTGGGCAGGCGTGCCCCGCACCAGCGTGCGCGGCTTCTGGAAGCAGTACGGACCGGACCTGAACTTCGACCTCATCACCATCGTCGGCCTGCTTGGCCTGCTGCTGACGCTCACCCGCCGCATCCCCGCCGCGGGGCTCTACGCACTGGCCTTCGCATTGCTGCCGCTCACCTACTACGCGGTCACGGTCTCAGCACGCTTCCGCCATCCGCTCGAGCCGCTGATCGTGATCTTCACCGTCTATCTCTTCCAGAGCGCCGAGAAGCGCTGGACCATCTGGCCCTGGCGGTGAACCAGGGCACTGTCATTTATTCAGTTTGATGGAGCGGCCTTTGTATCTCCGGGAACAGGCTGCAAAGTCGGTGCAGCGGGCGTAGCTTTTTCCATGGCTGGAATCAGGTTATCGCTATCCTTGGTGAAGATGACGTTTATCGAGGTCTTCACCTCCACAACCTTGCCCCAATGCTCATAAGGTTTGTAGACACGATGCTGATAGCTACCTGCCGAAGCGCATCTGGACCAGAAACGGCCTTGACGTCGTGCATTCGCCCATCCTTGCCGATCGTTCCTTTGATCTTTACGATCCCGGCCATGCCAACAGGCTTGGGTACAGCAGGGCAGCCGTTTGTACTCGTGGTTGAAGACTGAGTCTGTTGATCTTCAGCCCAAACCATAGGCAGAACGGAAACTAAGCAAAGCGCTACGATGCATCCACGTAACCCGAACATGTAAACACACTCTCAACGGCAAGGATGGTCCTGGCTAAAGAATACTAGTGGTGAAACATCTCTCCCGCGCAAGCGGCACAAACCCTTACGGCTCGACCTCTTTCACCTTCTGCGCGTACCAGGCCTTCGCGTACTTCCAGTGGATATACGCCGAGTGGTTCAGGTGATAGATCAGCCCCTGCGTGCCGTCGAGAAATCCGCCGCGGAAAATGTAATTCTTGATGAACGTAAAGAAGGGGTTCACCACTCCCAGCCAGATCAGTGCGCCGGTTGACTTCGCCTTCCCACGCCGCACCAGCACATCCAGCGTCTCCGTGCTGTAGTCGTTCATGTGGCTCAGGTAGAGCTCAAAATCCGGGTACGCATAGTGCAGCAGATCGTTCTTCAGCGTGCCCTTCGGCCCTTCGTGCTGCGGCGTGCCGTGCGGACCGCCCTTCACGTCCATCACCGCCGAGCCGCGCTTGAACAACCGCAGCTTGTGGTCGGGATAGAACCCGCCGTGCCGCACCCAGCGATCCATAAACAGGTTCAGCCGCGGCAGCCAGTAGGCCGTAAACTCCGGCTTGTCTTGCTCTGATTTCTCAAGTACCTGCCGAATCTCCGCCGCCAGCTCCGGCGTTACGACTTCATCCGCGTCCAGCAGCAGTATCCAGTCGCTCGTGCACTGGTTGATGGCAATCGTCTTCTGCTGGGGATGCCCCTCGAAGTTGCGGTTAAACGAGTGCTTGGCGCCGAACTCGCGGGCAATCTCCGGCGTACGATCCACGGAGCCGGAGTCGACGATCACAATCTCGTCGGCCCAGCGGACGCTCGAAAGGGTGCGCGGGAGGTTCTTCTCCTCGTTGCGCGCGATCATGGCGACGGACAGCGTGGCAGGCATCTTCGCTTTCAGTTATATCGCGAAGCCGCGCCCGAGAGGCTGCTATGCACGAACCTGCCCTCGTCAATCGTTGCGCAAGGCCGCCATCGGGTCCACGCTCGCAGCCCGGCGAGCCGGCACCGTCGCGGCGAACAAAGCGGCCAGCGCAAGCAGCAGCGGATCATAAGGCGCAACGCCAAAAAGCTGACCGGCAATAGCCCGGCCCACACCGATGGCCGCAGGAATGCCGAGGACCAGCCCCAATCCCACCTGCAGAAATGCGCCGCGCAGCACCATGGCCACAACAGACTGACGATCTGCTCCAAGCGCCATGCGGATACCGATCTCTCCCGAACGCTGTTCGACCGAGTAGGCAGTGACGCCATAGAGTCCGACCGCCGCCAGCACCAGCGCCAGCGCGCCAAACAGCATGGTCAGGCGGGCGATAAGCTGCTCCTGAGCGTAGTCGGCGCTGAGAAGCTCATCGTATTTGGAGAAGCTCTCTACCGTGAGATCGGGATTCACTTCCGCGACTGCGTTGCGCACCTTCTCTTCCAGCCCCGGAGGATTGCCCGGCGCCCAGAGAACAATCTGGCGCAGATAATGCGAGCGGGTTTCGCTGTTGATGTCATCGCCACCCAGATACTGCTCAAACTGGGTCTCCGGCATAAAGAACATGGGTTCGGCCATCCTGCCGCTCTGCAGATGCTCCGCGTTCAACAGATATTGGATATCCGCCACCACGCCGATAATTTCCATATCGCCGGCATGACCGGCCAGATTCTTTCCGAAATGCTGGCCGATAGGATTCTGCCCCGGGAAGAAGTGCTTCGCAAAAGCATCGTTGACCACAGCGACATGCCGCGAGGAAGCAGTGTCGTCCTCCGTAATCGAACGTCCCTGCAGCATGCGCGTGCCAAGAGTCTGGAAGAAGCCGGGCTCGATACGCACATACCCTGCGGTCACATCCTCTCCCGGAGCCGGCTCAGGCCGTCCCTCGATGCGAATGAACGTATCCCAGTTGTCGCCGCTCATCGGCGCATAGAGCGAGGAGCTGGCGCCACGCACGCCTGGAATAGCCTGGAGACGATCTTCGATCTGCCGGTACAGCATGGGCAGGTCGTTCGGCTGATATCCGGCCAGCAGCGGCTCGACCGTGGCCACATAGCGGCCCTCGGTCTTGAAGCCGAAGGACTGATGCTCCAGGTTGCGCAGGCTCTGGGTCAGCATGGCCGCCGCGCTCAGCAGCACCAGCGAGAGCGCCGCCTGCGAGATCACAAGCGCCTTCTGCGGCCATGCAATCTTTTGCCCGCTGGAGCGGTTGGCCCCGCGCAGCGCCTCCACCGGCTCGGCATGCGAGCTGATCCAGGCAGGCGCAATCCCGAAAACCACACCCGTGAGCGCAGAAAGTCCCATGGCAAAAAGCAGGACCGTCCACGAAGGGCTGGCCTGGATTGGAACGTAATGATCTCCGCCCGAGAAGGCAAAGTGCAGAATGAGGCTCGTGCCGCCATAGGCCACAAGCAGCCCGGCAACGCCTCCCAGCACGCCCAGAACGACACTTTCAAACAGCGCTTTTCGCACCAGCAGCGCGCGCGAAGCGCCAAGCGCCATGCGCACCGAAAGCTGCTGACGGCGGGCAAGGCCACGCGCCAGCAAAAGATTGGTCAGGTTCGCACAGGCAATCAGCAGAACGCAGCCGGCGGCCAGCAGCAGCAGGCGCAGTCCATCCTCGTAGCGCGCGCGCATCTGCGCCACGCCCGCGCCTCCCGGCGTAAGAAAGAGCTGCTGCTTGGGCAGCCGCTCCCGGTCATTCGCCTGCATATCTTCTATGTGA harbors:
- a CDS encoding glycosyltransferase family 39 protein, with amino-acid sequence MKTIKRSDFTAPWMLVWIALAVRVLYMTFAHTWRFSPIEDHFNFGHEMGRIARAVATGYGYADPFNGHTGPTAWLPPVYPLLIAACFKLFGVYSNGAGWVLLALNSVFSALTIRPLWEIAQRSFHRSVATWSAWIWALYPAFLQYAVKWVWETTLTTWLFTFALVLALRMRGIGEDRHESPTVGEWLGFGLVWAGIALTNPSPLLFLPVAGVWIILGCPLRDWQSQAGKAVLAAVLFIACVAPWTYRNYRALHAFVPLRANFGAELYLGNGPGSNGLEMGWQHPYMAPDQREIYRRMGEVAYSKMRGDAAKAYIKQDPLHFLHNCLLRTFYFWAGVPRTSVRGFWKQYGPDLNFDLITIVGLLGLLLTLTRRIPAAGLYALAFALLPLTYYAVTVSARFRHPLEPLIVIFTVYLFQSAEKRWTIWPWR
- a CDS encoding glycosyltransferase family 2 protein, coding for MPATLSVAMIARNEEKNLPRTLSSVRWADEIVIVDSGSVDRTPEIAREFGAKHSFNRNFEGHPQQKTIAINQCTSDWILLLDADEVVTPELAAEIRQVLEKSEQDKPEFTAYWLPRLNLFMDRWVRHGGFYPDHKLRLFKRGSAVMDVKGGPHGTPQHEGPKGTLKNDLLHYAYPDFELYLSHMNDYSTETLDVLVRRGKAKSTGALIWLGVVNPFFTFIKNYIFRGGFLDGTQGLIYHLNHSAYIHWKYAKAWYAQKVKEVEP
- a CDS encoding ABC transporter permease, which translates into the protein MWANLRYTLRQLRKAPGFTVTAVLTLALGIGATTAIFTLVQQVMLKSLPVARPSELYRIGDQIHCCVIGGYTQSGRGDNEYSLFSYELYRHFRDHTPEFADLAGFEGGDTGLGVRRSGVAGRAELRIGQFVSGNFFSTFGVGAWAGRVFTPADDREDAAPVAVMAYHTWQQKYGSDPSVVGASFELNGKSFTIVGIGAPGFFGAGVRTWGTPDLWIPFSDEPMMQGTSSLLNNADQNWIDVIGRVRPGTDPKALEAKLRLELRQWQLGHIEDMQANDRERLPKQQLFLTPGGAGVAQMRARYEDGLRLLLLAAGCVLLIACANLTNLLLARGLARRQQLSVRMALGASRALLVRKALFESVVLGVLGGVAGLLVAYGGTSLILHFAFSGGDHYVPIQASPSWTVLLFAMGLSALTGVVFGIAPAWISSHAEPVEALRGANRSSGQKIAWPQKALVISQAALSLVLLSAAAMLTQSLRNLEHQSFGFKTEGRYVATVEPLLAGYQPNDLPMLYRQIEDRLQAIPGVRGASSSLYAPMSGDNWDTFIRIEGRPEPAPGEDVTAGYVRIEPGFFQTLGTRMLQGRSITEDDTASSRHVAVVNDAFAKHFFPGQNPIGQHFGKNLAGHAGDMEIIGVVADIQYLLNAEHLQSGRMAEPMFFMPETQFEQYLGGDDINSETRSHYLRQIVLWAPGNPPGLEEKVRNAVAEVNPDLTVESFSKYDELLSADYAQEQLIARLTMLFGALALVLAAVGLYGVTAYSVEQRSGEIGIRMALGADRQSVVAMVLRGAFLQVGLGLVLGIPAAIGVGRAIAGQLFGVAPYDPLLLALAALFAATVPARRAASVDPMAALRND